TGCCTTGTCCTCCACAGACTACTTAGTGAGTATGGTATTCAAGTTATGCCATGCATGGTAACAGGTGGTGATGGTAGAGATTCAGGGCCCAGCCTAGCCATTTATGGGGATTTATGACCCTTCCTACTTGGGGAAAGGGTACAAAAGGTTAATGAGCTGAGCCCCTAACTACCAGCACAATAAATATCACCTTTGAGAAATATTGCTACTATGATTATAAATATTGTAATAATAAAGATGTATTGCTTTGAAATGTATATAGTAATGAATTCTCACCCTGGAATATTTagcctaattgtgtgtgtgtttgtgcgcgtgtgtgtgtctccgtgttCTTGGGTTGTGCGCAGGTTTCTGGATAACCGGTTGTTTGCTACATGCTCGGATGACACCACGATTGCTCTCTGGGACCTACGAAACTTGAGTGGGAAGGTTTGTTCGCTGCACGGCCACGCCAGCTGGGTGAAGAACATcgagtatgacacacacacacgtctacttGTCACCTCCGGCTTTGATGGGAATGTCATCACCTGGGACAccaataggtgtgtgtgtgtgtgtgtgtgtgtgtgtgtgtgtgtgtgtgtgtgtttctggccATAAGTCTGAGTGAGACCATGATAAATTGAATATTATGTCTCCACATCGTGAGTATCATATCTCTAGCTTTACTTCTGCCTGTGTATGTTTAatgagtacaatattttttaaaatgtgtacaGACCCACACTAGTGTGTTTTCATTGTTTCCTTAGTTGACATTGAGCAATCTCAAATATCTATTCGGTCCTTTAAACTTGCCTCAAATATCTATTCGGTCCTTTAAACTTGCCTCaaaaattgtgtttttattGTCCCCTCTGTTTTTTCTTGATTGTTCCCATCTCTGGAAAGCATTTTGTGCATATATTTATGTAAataagacgtgtgtgtgtgtgtgtgtgtgtgtgtgtgtgtgtgtgtgtgtgtttaggtttaCGGAGGATGGCTGTCCCCATAAGAAGTTCTTCCACACGCGTTATCTGATGCGAATGCGTCTGACTCCGGACTGCAGCCGCATGCTCATCAGCACGTCCTCTGGTTACCTGCTCATACTGCACGACCTGGACCTGACCCAGAGCCTGGAGGTTGGCAGCTACCGCATCCTACGAGCCCGCCGCACTCCGCTCAGcacaggtcagacacacacacacgcacgcacacgcgcacacacacacacacacacacacacacacgcacacacacacgcacgccagcacacacacacacacacacacacacacacacacacacacacacacacacacacacacacacacacacacacacgcactcaccaTCTCCTTCTCCAACACAAAATGTTGCATGGCACGGCAAGGCATCTCTCCTGATAACCACCCAACCCCAGTTAACACAAACGCACTGCCTTGCTTGCACTGTCTTTTcttgcatgtacatgcacacattcacacacacaaactgttttTCAGGGCCCTcttactcactcatacacacatatatacacacacacacacacacacacacacacacgcagatactCCAGGTATGTTAGTCtaacctgctctctctcccttagaTGGGTCTCCATCTAGCTCACGGTCAGTTGGTGTTCCCCGCCATGGAAACGACTCTAGCAAACTCCACCCCCATAGAGAAGGTGAGAGCTTTGTGTTGACGTTTTACAGCTCAGAGCTCAGGTGTTTTCAAGTGTGATCTGGACAAGAGCCTACTGGTCATTTCACGGCATGGTCATTTGGGATTGGCTAAAAGACACAAAAAGCTTTTGGATTAGGGGGTGTGATAAATATGTTGTGCATGCATAATGCGTTTGTATTCTGTGAGTATGAAgcatagaagtgtgtgtgtgtgtgtgtgtgtgtaaataacgTAATGCTCTGGTGATGTGTGCCCAGGTATGTCTCCCAGGAACAGTCTGGAGGTGCTGACTCCCGAGGTtcctggagagaaggagaggggcaACTGCATCACCTCCCTACAGCTGCATCCCAAGGGCTGGGCCACACTACTGCGCTGCTCCAGCAATACAGATGACCAGGAGgtaaaacatacatacacacacacacacacacacacacacacacatatatatatattaacatGCCCAAAACACTTACATTATATGGCCCTGTTCCATCACAAAGACAGTCTTACGTAGTTAGGCTACATATGTACATGTGTACACCAGAGGCGATTTCTCTAAGACTCcaggggaagctcagcctcctctgacactattacattagcttctagcctactattccaactagaacatgctgaaaacatgttcatcttcatggctagtttattcagcaataaggttttgtcggtcatttatcgtgattttgcacccgtaatacattgctgtgacgacaCGATCCATCAAAAACCATGCTAAAAACCCATAGACGctcggcttcactggactttcaatggcactTACAGAGTaggctgatctcagtgcagaaaagctacacGTTTATTGGACAAGCTCCAATAAACGTGTAGCCTggcgtctctgggagtgaatggcACAGTGGGATGGCCTGGATGCCGAACTTCTGTATGATGATTAGAGGAACCGTCATAGaggctggactctttttgattgacagcatatgtcgcgatctgacaggcagtggttcaagttcaagggatgcgttaacgttagtgttgacaggtgaagtcgagaggcaaggcaagttgcagctcaaattctcataatttgggagtaatacagtcggtttctatttatctttgtaaatagcatactgtaaataaaaccgtaatgtggagttacagagtttgtgacttgcttttgtttcagttgtgtatttaggcCAAGTTAGGTAGCGCGCTATATAACGGTATAGGCTACATGATGCCATGCcaactctatagcctactgtttggcctattctgggttttgggataatttttgccctcaaagaacaatatagcaccttaataatatgaatttaataattgaccagttttatcagagcttcccctgttccaaagagcagcaatcaccactggtgtacacacacacttacaaaggAGCCCACTGTCCTTTCAGTCCACCACAGTCCTCATTAGAAATCAAAACCAGCACCATTTGTATGATACTACACAGAATAGACTGCATGGTTAATGAAAGGATATTGTTCAGCCAAAGCTTCATGTTTTGATAAGGCCTCCATTTCCTTTGGGCAACAGACTTACTATGAGAAGAGCTCTGAGCTGATtcaatgtcctctctctcttctcctcttagTGGGGAAAAATACCTAAACAATACTGGGTGCGTTCTGTATTTAATTAGCTTTGGCATGGCGTATATGCTGTTATCACCTTGAGGTTTATGTAGGATTGGACTACATCTTGGTCTGTGAAGAGATAAAGGATTATTTTAGGTGCCGTCCTTTATTGAAACTGAAGCAGTCTCTCATGGTGAGaattagggagagagagagagagagagagagagagggaggaagggagaggcgAAGAGGCAGCCAATGAGAAGCCAGAAGAGCTGGGAGAACTTTTGACCCCTGGTTACTGAGAAGCGTAAGGTCGCCCCGCAGTCCAGagctgaactgtgtgtgtgtgtgagccttatCCATTGGGATGAGTCGGATTCCGAAGAAATATGGTTGAAAGAGTTCTGAGGTCTTTGGCagtacattttcctttttttgtgtcGAGTTGAAAACATTGGGAACATCTGCGGTCTCTTTGtccttctcgctctctcttgattccaattccacacacacacacacacacacacacacacacacacacacacacacacacacacacacacacacacaccctttcaaaAACAGCCTGAGGCAGTGAAATGAGCACTAGGCTGTACTGAATCCAACACGAACCTAAAAGCAACAGTCAGGAGTTTTCCTCTAAGTTGATAGACCTGACTAGAGCTGACAGGCAAGGCAAAAGCATGGCAAAAAGCACAAAACACCCAGCTGGCACTGATGAAAGCTTACCGCCGTGCCAATTAGTGTCTTTTGGTGATGTAGCTAGCAATGTTGTGCTGTGAAAAAATGTCCTTACATTTTCATGCGGTGAAATACCGCCCCGAATACAGAACTGCATGGTTCATATCCTGGATGCCTTGTGGGACTAATACATGTTTATCTGATCTTCACATGGTTTTAACATGATTTTGAAGATAATGCCAAAACTTTGACTTTTTTGAAAACTAAGTACCTATGATAACATCATATCAAAACttacatgtcacacacacacacacatcttaaaaTGGCCAAAACACTTACATGATTCTGTCCTCTTTCACCACAAACAAGCAAGCAAGTAAACATGTAGATGTGtgcggcgcacacacacacacacacacacacagtcctcactGCCACAGTCAAAAACGTGACCTCATGACCTCAGAcaataccaaaaaaaaaaaaaaaaaaattccattgGCTATAATAAAAACCGAAAGTGCCAAATTGTTACATAGTATTGCTTTAACTCTCtaacccccctctccctctctgctcctgTAGTGGACGTGTGTGTACGAGTTCCAGGAGGAGGAGCCTCAGCGCCACTCGGTCCTCCCGCGCTGCTCGCTGCGCCTCACCCACTACATCGAGGAGGCCAACGTGGGCCGCGGCTACATCAAGGAGCTGTGCTTCAGCCCGGACGGCCGGCTCATCTGCTCGCCTTACGGCTACGGCGTGCGGCTGCTGGCGTTCGATGGACGCTGCGGCGAGCTGACCGACTGCCTGCCCACGCGCACGGCGCTGCTGCGCGAGGTGCGCTCGGTCTACTCGCACAGCGACGTGGTGCTCACCTCCAAGTTCTCGCCCACGCACTGCCAGCTGGCCTCGGGATGCCTGAGCGGACGTGTGGCCCTCTACCAGCCGCACTTCTGAACTGGACCAGGGGATGGGGCGGGGCGGGAGAGCGGAGGTGGCCaagtgtctctgtctgtctttgtgtgtgtgtgtgtgtgtgtttgtataactGGGGTTGGGTGGTTATCAGGAGAGATGCCTTGCCGTGCCATGCAACATTTTGTGTTGGAGAAggagatggtgagtgtgtgtgtgtgtgtgtgcgcgtgcgcgtgtgtgtgtgtgtgcgtgcgtgcatgtgtgtgtgtgtgtgcgtgcgtatgcgcgtgtgtgtggttgacCCATACTATGTGTTGTGCGGCAGGGTCATAGTTTACGGCAGCTGCTAACCACAAGgctctgggtgtctgtgtgtgggtgtgcattgGCCAGTGTGACTATGTCGTATTTGCTTGGATAGTTGGAtgctgtgtcactgtgtgtgtgtatgatgagtgATGATCTATGAACTTTTACTTGCAGCTCTGTagctcataaaaaaaaatatgaagagtattaaaaaaagaatgtgctttttctctccgtgtgtgtgtgtgtgtgcgcgcatcaaATCAATTTTATGCTCAAACATTAAGATGG
Above is a genomic segment from Alosa alosa isolate M-15738 ecotype Scorff River chromosome 19, AALO_Geno_1.1, whole genome shotgun sequence containing:
- the wdr32 gene encoding DDB1- and CUL4-associated factor 10, whose product is MSSGGPGSDTEESQDRPFSRASERDEPEEEESEDEEEEEEEDDNQAQACGSNSGNAQNQSSSRHEHGERTPASGVCDSIFSWIWKRSVRRGPYVDPSRDNFRTMTSLYGSMNPASDSVNLNTQTHGAVFNLEYSPDGSVLTVACEQTEVLLFDPVSSKHIKTLVEAHEDCVNNIRFLDNRLFATCSDDTTIALWDLRNLSGKVCSLHGHASWVKNIEYDTHTRLLVTSGFDGNVITWDTNRFTEDGCPHKKFFHTRYLMRMRLTPDCSRMLISTSSGYLLILHDLDLTQSLEVGSYRILRARRTPLSTDGSPSSSRSVGVPRHGNDSSKLHPHREGMSPRNSLEVLTPEVPGEKERGNCITSLQLHPKGWATLLRCSSNTDDQEWTCVYEFQEEEPQRHSVLPRCSLRLTHYIEEANVGRGYIKELCFSPDGRLICSPYGYGVRLLAFDGRCGELTDCLPTRTALLREVRSVYSHSDVVLTSKFSPTHCQLASGCLSGRVALYQPHF